Proteins encoded within one genomic window of Triticum aestivum cultivar Chinese Spring chromosome 2D, IWGSC CS RefSeq v2.1, whole genome shotgun sequence:
- the LOC123048668 gene encoding probable lysophospholipase BODYGUARD 4: MAALADLVPCPAEWPRAAMAALAAAVFAALDVVDVLLCLVYGVLDGFLEEIPLGCYCHRSRGKAPAVGEEEADGVSDTLYVRRSACRDALLRLLGAVGGGTRRKEDASPAKARSPRWSDCGCGKCGAWRSNGGDRLHFVLQEPTAPKKGAEETRSESGRGDDAIFIHGFTSSSSFWAQTVFPEPAAANHRRLIAVDLLGFGDSPKPANCAYTLRDHVEAIERSLIDPLHLGSFHLVSHSMGCTVAIALAAKHPARVKSVTLVAPPYFLPCEERASQVALRRLAEKKLWPPLLFGSAVMSWYEHIGRTICFVVCKNHRFWEWLIKILTRTSGVDIVVRDLTRHTHHSAWHTMHNVICGGARAQDRNLEALAAAGVPVRVVHGDADQVVPVECSSRHLKSKLPHAELRIVGGRDHRTVVFGREEELAQELRAFWSGCEKAGCAG; the protein is encoded by the exons ATGGCCGCGCTAGCAGATCTCGTGCCGTGCCCCGCGGAATGGCCGAgggcggccatggcggcgctcgCGGCCGCCGTGTTCGCGGCCCTGGACGTCGTCGACGTGCTCCTCTGCCTCGTCTACGGCGTCCTCGACGGCTTCCTGGAGGAGATCCCGCTCGGCTGCTACTGCCACCGGAGCCGGGGAAAGGCCCCGGcggtgggggaggaggaggccgacggggtGTCCGACACATTGTACGTCCGGAGGAGCGCGTGCCGGGACGCGCTGCTGCGGCTCCTCGGGGCGGTCGGCGGGGGGACGAGGAGGAAGGAGGACGCGTCGCCGGCGAAGGCCCGGAGCCCGAGGTGGTCCGACTGCGGCTGCGGGAAGTGCGGCGCGTGGCGGAGCAACGGCGGCGACCGGCTGCACTTCGTCCTGCAGGAGCCGACGGCGCCCAAGAAAG GTGCAGAGGAGACGCGAAGCGAGAGTGGTCGCGGAGACGACGCCATCTTCATCCACGGCttcacgtcctcctcctccttctgggCGCAGACCGTATTCCCCGAACCCGCCGCCGCGAACCACCGCAGGCTGATCGCCGTGGATCTCCTCGGCTTCGGCGACAGCCCCAAGCCGGCGAACTGCGCGTACACGCTGCGGGACCACGTCGAGGCCATCGAGCGGAGCCTCATCGATCCGCTCCACCTGGGCTCGTTCCACCTCGTCAGCCACTCGATGGGCTGCACCGTCGCCATCGCCCTGGCCGCCAAGCACCCGGCGCGGGTCAAATCGGTCACGCTCGTCGCGCCG CCGTACTTCCTGCCGTGCGAGGAGAGGGCGAGCCAGGTGGCGCTGCGCAGGCTCGCGGAGAAGAAGCTCTGGCCGCCATTGCTGTTCGGCTCGGCGGTGATGTCTTGGTACGAGCACATCGGGAGGACCATCTGCTTCGTCGTCTGCAAGAACCACCGGTTTTGGGAGTGGCTGATCAAGATCCTCACGCGCACAAG CGGCGTGGACATCGTGGTGAGGGACCTGACGAGGCACACGCACCACTCGGCGTGGCACACGATGCACAACGTGATCTGCGGCGGGGCGAGGGCGCAGGACCGGAACCTggaggcgctggcggcggcgggggtgcCGGTGAGGGTCGTCCATGGCGACGCAGACCAGGTGGTCCCGGTCGAGTGCAGCAGCCGCCACCTGAAGTCGAAGCTCCCGCACGCGGAGCTGCGTATCGTCGGCGGGCGCGACCACCGGACGGTGGTGTTCGGCAGGGAGGAGGAGCTGGCCCAAGAGCTCCGGGCGTTCTGGTCGGGCTGCGAGAAGGCAGGGTGTGCAGGCTAA